The Scatophagus argus isolate fScaArg1 chromosome 12, fScaArg1.pri, whole genome shotgun sequence genome includes the window AATGATTTACTAAACTTAAAAAAAGTGTCTCAACTAGTTAGGACTTCTGTTGCTAGGAAACATCTCTAATGTTGTCCAGCCAAAAGTGGTCAGCTGTGAAGTCACTGCATCACAAGCTAAAATAACTTCCAAAAATCAGTTTTAGAAGCTAAAGGATGAATCCTCGTAAATGTAGGCACTCAGAACTCAGCACGTAGAACTCAGTTTCAGAGTTGACATTAttcataaaactaaaatataaaaataaagaaatttcaCGTTAGTATGTGAGGCTAACTTTGAACTGATCAAATTAACTATGCACTCACAGAACTATGCACTATTCCTTCATTTGCACAATtctgcaatactgctgtaaatattgttgccagCTGGTCCCTGTTCACCGGTTATATCTtgttattctggttgtttttacatttatatagtgttgtttttatatttatagcattagtatttgttggttattgggcttataacgggaccagggaaactaattccgttccacctcatgtttctacatgtgtgaaatgacaataaagctccttgaatccttgaatccttaaaaTGCAGCAGCGATTTGTCTAACCTGTTCCCAGTGGCACGATGCCGATGGGCGGCTCTCGACAGACCATTTTGTGCCGGATAGCCTCCAGGACTCCCAGCACCCAGCCCACTGTCCCATCGCCCCCACAGACCAACACCCGAAACCTGGGAACCTCGTGGAATGTATGGAGGCTGGAGCAGAGGGGAGGAACGGAGAACAGGCTGTCAGCGACCAAAGGCCTCTTGTTGTTActgcctcagcagcagccaagATAAAAATGTGAGCAGTCTGTTTACGTGCATCAAAATACGTTCGACAGTAATGTGATTTCTGGAACGTCTCGTGTAGATAAACCTGTTTTATAAGACACCAAATGTCCCGGCTTTATTTCTCCTAGAAGAATTTCTTGGATAAGTGCATGTTACTTGATATAGAACCACATGTAGAGATGCACTCTCCCTttcaacataaataaatcaaccaGCCATGCTGACTTCAGTGTCAGTGATTTCCTGTATAACctgatttctttgtcttttctatttgttttggtgtgtcCATGTAAACGGACTCCTGCTGTCCTGAACATTTAAAGGAACAGAACATTTCATGAAAACTACcttttttgtaaatgaaatttTAGATTGATGACTTTTTGGAAATGAGTTTCAGGTCTGTTCAGGTTGATTTTCAGAGAGAAATCAACTGAAACAACCCTAACAAAAAGTAAATCTGATTTCTAAAATGTAGAAAATCACAAATGATCCCTTACAAGTGCCGGGATTAACCAAAAGTAAAAATCCCCCATCACCCCTGTAATCTGGACTGAGATATTCTTCATCCACAGTCCTCATTTACCTCCTTATTGGACAACAGTAAAACTTCAAGTCTCACCCAGCCAACGGTCCGCCGTTGGAAATGTCAAAGACCTGATGAGGGTTCAGAAGTTTCCTGAAGCTGTAGAGAAGCTCTCTGCCTTTCAGGCCGCCGCTCTTTGGGTTGACAAACACTAGCAGAGGACAGACGTCTTCTCCCAGCTTGTCGTTCTGAGGGACGACAAGAACAGTCACTGAACAGAACTACAAGTTCACAGTCAGAGTGTTTGTCATGGCGGCCTGATGACACACAGCTCTTATCTGCAGACTCCACAGGAGTTACCTCAATCTTTGGGATGATGAGTGAAGTGAGTGTCTTGTTGTTGACGGTTGTGTCTTTAGCCAGCATGTAGATCCTCTCTGCTTCAGAGAAACACGAGATCTGCAACACCAGCGCACCTGAGCACACATGCATTTGGATGGTGTTATTTGGTTTCTCTGGGCTGCATTCGGTTACAGTTacagttcattttcagttcacaaTGTCCCTGATGTCATAAGAAAGGTGGTTTCCATGACAACCGTCTCACCTTGACTGGCATAAATGTGGCTGATGGTGACCAGGtgacctgcagagacagagagggagagtgataCCTGTAGTGAGCTGACCttaggaagaagaagaagatgaagatgatgatgatgaagaagaagaaatagaaatagacaGGACAGTAATCTGAAAATTTACTACAGCACGTAAAGTGCGTAAGGACTTTTTAGTGAATGCTCAGGTAGATTTGGCTCAGACTCACTCTTGATGATCAGGTGTTCCTGGATCAGCTGGGCGTACACCTCTTTAGTCAGCAGGGGGGGCAGTCCCCCAATCAGCAGGCTGACCTGCACTGACCGGTTCCTGTTCTCCACGATGTAAAACCGAGTCTGGTTCATCTGACGCAGAGACACCTGGGAAAACCAAACTCATCATCATTTCAGCAGTACAGTTTGAAGGCTGAAAttgaatgcaataaaaaaaaaaaacccaaaaacttcatcacaaaaaaagagagaactaTGTGCAGCCTGTcgtgctgctgcagcagttttATCGCCTCCTACCTTCCTGATCTCCTGCAGCTTGTCCAGAATGTTCTCCTGAGGAGTCAGCGTCTGTCTTTGTACTGGTGGAGAAACATATGGAGGTCACAACCTTCTGTTCATCAGTTCAAACTTCACTTCGTGCTAACGTCAATGTTTATCATtgctaaatgaaaacactgaccATATGGATGGACGACATGAAAgcccccaaaagtgaagcccaTCTATCTGCATGGCCCTCCCCTTCCCCCTCCATgtcagcagatgggacatgggtcaaatacacataaaataaattttccCAAAGgtggtttctgttgttttagttAGTCCTTATCACGTTGATGTTTGTTCAAgcgttcatttttctgatcagtgtGACAGCTGAGCATTGCTCCTGGCTCAGACAAGTGTTTGGGTGGGAACTCgaatcactactgcacagactttgGCTCCAAATTACATCACCAAGGCAGATGGCAGCACTGGCATacgggatattttggcttcacttttgtacagtgtgtTGAACATCTTTATATACGTCACTGGTCCCGACATTCTGTTCAGAGAGTAAATGATGTGTTCTCCCACAGAGCTTCAACACTCGACAGTGACTTCAGGTTATAATAACTTGTTTTCACCTTGCTTGCTGCTCATGCAGACCTCCAGCAGGCTGAAACTGGAGGAGTCTTCGTcctgaaacaacacacattcATCACCATGAGCTCTGACAGAAACCAAAGATTCATTCATCCTCAGACACAGCAGCTTTATCTCACAGAGGTTTAAATTACAGTGCATTGACTCAGCAGTTCTTTCTgtccaaagaaaacacacacacacacacattttagacagagctaaaataaaaaaaacttaaaatgctTGATAATAAATGATTATCGTTATACAtatgattttatatatatgtacatgattacacatccatccatccattttctataccgcttatccgtcagggttgcgggggagctggagcctatcccagctgactacgggcgagaggcggggttcaccctggactggtcgccagccaatcgcagggccaacacacaaagacaaacaaccacacactctcacacacacaccaaggggcaatttagagtagccagttaacctaatgtgcatgtttttggtattgtggaaGGAAactggagaacccggagaaaacccacacaggcacagggagaacatgcaaactccatgaTTACACATATAATCGCCTAATTCTGTCCACAGGTAATAAAATCCAGTAACCAGAAAGTTACTTGTTGTCTCTCGTTGGTTTGCTGTTGGCTTTCTGCACTGACTAAACCAAACGTTAGTCTGAGCTGTAAATCTCAGGTGGTTGATGTACCTGTCTGTGGAACTGACTGAGGACCTCAGTGAGGACTGAAGCCACCGTGCTGCTCttagagacagagacagagacaaaagctGCACCCGacctaaaacaaacagcagacggGTTCATTAACAAACTTGAAAAATACCACCGCATTTGAGCAAAATGACATTGTCATTAAACCCCCAAATCCATACGGAGTCCGTCTCACCTGGGCCAGCCTGCGTACACCTTGATGACATCAACATCTCGAGGTTTGGCCCTCAGCAGCCAGGCGTCCCCTCCGTCCTTCAGAGAGCTCCTGTTGTCTGGACTGCCGTTACGGTTCAAGATGTCGTCGCCATGAAGACGCTGCATGCCACCAATCTCGTGCAGCTCGTAGTCCTGAGGTTCATCAGGGAGGTAGAACGCCCTCAGCACCGCCTCCTGCGGGACAGCAAGGGTACTGCAGCTTTAGGAAAGACTGAGCAGCAGTGGGACAGGTGAGATCATGATGACAATAATCCCAGGTGGCACAAGAGGCAGCAGTCACTCAAACAGCTCTGGTAGTACTCCACTTTTAGTAACAGTGAGAGTGAGTCAGCAATGGTGGTAAAAGTAGAAGGAATTGTGTTCAGAACGGAGGATACaatgaaatctgaaatgtactgtatatgtcaACATGGCCAATAATGAATTAGAATGAAATGGATCATAATAATACCAGTATGTTAATGCACCAACCCTTCTGGGGAAACATTTAGTTTCCTATCAGATAAGACTAATAATAACAGTAGTAATAACAGTAGTAGTGGTAGCAATAGTTTTAGGGAAGGGGCCCAGCTCTCACCACCACTTCCTCATTCTTCGTGGCTCGAAGGACGGAGACCAATCGAAAGCAGTCACGCTTCACTGCATCATCGCCGTCAAACACTTTAAGAAACTGTTTCCCTGTGGgtcacaacacacaacacatgcacacacgcgcgcacacacacacacacacgcacagtcagATTGTAATCTAACTTTTTCTTAGATTCTTGAGAACAGTGTGAAATCTTGAAATCAAGACTCCTTGTCTTCTGTTCTATATGTCTATTGcatcattttttaattcagcCCGACAAATTTGATGTCTCTGGGAATGTTGGGACAGATGAACTGACCTGACTCTGAAGCAGCCAACTGACCGTCTTtagacacagcagcagatggatCAGCATCATCTGGGTTatctgatgaaaacatgaagtgAAACAGTCAGTGTCTGAAAACACGAGTGCTTATTTTATGTGACCCATCACACATGGAACTATGttccacaaaagaaaaagaaatctagTTCACAAAAGGAACATCTGACGTactaaaaataatgtttttagtctgaagttttctgttttagtttCATTTGCTAAATTCACGTGCACCACGTAAAGCCCCTCACAACGACTTATTTCTGACAGTCTAATATTTTTCCATTCTTAgaaagggtcagttcaccaaAACCACAATATTTTCCCCACCTACTTCAGGCAGAATCTCACTGTGCAGTTCTGTTTGATTAACTTGTGCGTGAgatcttttcttcctttaaacTTAAGCAGAACCATGTTCTCTGCAGGTCGAGCTGCCATTATTTACGTCAGTTTTGTGAAAAACCTTGTTTTTAGTTTCACACTCAGACAAGCAGAGCAAAACTGTCAGGAAATGAGCCGAGTGTTAGTGGTTCACATGCAGTTTGGCGTCAACAGCATCACAAAGGATGTGGTTTCTGTGCGTGCGTGTACCCAGGTCatggctgcagctctctgtgatGCGGTAGCATTGCATCTTGCTGAAGTTTCTGGCATCGAGGCGGACGCAGGCTGGATGCAGCAGCATGCAACGCAGACGTCCCAGAGTGCACTCTGGTGGCACGCTGAGGTAACACGCTGCATGAATCTGCACAGACGACAGACAAGATGAGAAATGTTCGGcgacacacacaggacagagcTGATCGATCATCAGTGATTCAGAGATTCATCTGGGTGTGTTAGGTGGCCTTAATATAGCTTTTCTTCATGCGTTTTTGTTTGTTACGTTCAGGTCTATCCCCCAACAggaaataatcaaattaaataaaaaagtctGGCCAACAGCCAGTGTGCAACTGACTGCTGCTGGTTCAATTTATTACTCTGCGCAAACACTAAAAACTGATTCAGATGAGCTGACCAACAGTTTTATCATCTCCAGTCATCTCACAACGAGACAACAATGTGCAACTTTGACAGTGCGGAGACGCGTCCCCACATCCTCAGTGACTCATTTGTTCTGAATTCTTAAACAGCAATTAGCAAGTGATCAAACCAGGAGGACAAAGTGAAGTTCAGCGAGGCCTGGATCCCGACAGTCCATCCATGACTGTGAGTAAGTCGACATATAACCATAGCAGGACTGGGTGATGTGGTACTTACTGTGATGCCGCACCACTCGCACCTCATCCCCGCCAGGGCATCAGAAGAGCCGCACGACCGCCGACAAACCTCGCATCTCGCCCCTGACGCCAGATTACCCTCCCTCCAGTGGTGGTGAAATGTATCCTGTACCGAAAGTAGATCCAGTTTACTTTATATTAAAAAAGGCAAGTTAGAGTGCTCTTCCTGTTCACCCCTCTTATTGAAAAATAAGGATTAATCCACCACTAAAAATAGTCCCTAACAAATGCACTACTTTTCCTGCTTCTTTCATTGGAAAAACTACAGTGAGCAGCTGTTTTAAGAAATTACCTAACCTTTTTAAACATGAAAGTGTATTTTTGCGAGGTGTTTCGAAGGATTTACGTGTTCAGCAGGAACCGACAGGCTTGTAgctcagagaaacagacagaaagtgtgagAGGACATATTGAaagacacaccaacacaaaaaaACCATGTTCTGACTGAATGTATTGACTGGATCTGGATGACTGCTTCCTGTCAACACTCTGGCACAACTGGTTTCTCTCCACAGTCAATGAGCTGAGAACCAGTCTGACCCAGTTGGtcatgtttctgctgctgctttcctgtCAGCTGACCAATCAAACAGTccacattgacacacacacacacacacaccccttttAATTAAGTGAATGTCTCACTGGAAATCTGTGTATGAGGTGTGTatgacagcagcaggtgtgaGGTGATCAATCAGACTCAACTCTGATCAATAACACCCAGtctcagtcagacacacacacacactttccttaTAAGCTGCAACCGTTCAGTCAGGGTTATGGTTTTACTATAGAATATTTATGCATATGCACATGAAGTCCTTTTGCAGcagatttgtgattttgggcaACAAAAATGAAACGAACTTCAGATCAGATCACCACCATTACAAGAACCCAGTGATGGgatcagaggtcaaaggtcatcacTGTGCAGACTGATCCAGAGATACTGGGAAACTGAGTGGGGTGAGGGGCACCTCAACAGATCGTTAtgtgaccacatgtgaaatatggtctgaatagtggacagaaaacattatgatgtcacagtgaagctgacctttgatcttttcaacataaaaatgtcatcaacatttgtgtgaaattttgtctcTATTAGTGTAtgaattctttgttttttggtgcCAGTTTTTACTAGCGAATTTCGAGGTAGTGAGGTGATACTGACCTCCTCCAGAGCGACATCCAGGTGAGATCTGCGACAGTCTGCACAGCTGAAGGGGGCACAGTCAGCGTGGATATGCAgctcacacactgaaacatacacacacacacacacattacattgGTGGCATGCAATCCTGGTCATGTGGGATCACAGCAAGAAGTTTGCAGTCTGTATTTCACTAGTTTAACATTTTAGAAATTTCAGTCTTTAATTACAGACAAAATCTGATGATTTATGTGTGCATTACTGATTGACTTATGGACCGATTGATTGGTTTCTCTACCACTTGGTGCTGCTTACAACTTCATTTCTGCAGTGTAACTGTATCTTTGCTCTACTCTATTTGCATATGATTTAATTTTACCTACTTTTTACAATTTAGTTTAATTCTATTTTCACTGAATTGATTCTGGCAGTTGTTGCTTCGCGTCAGTGTTTCATTACCTGAAATGTGATATATATAAATGAAGCTCCTTCATCTGCACTACGATATCACCATCTtctcacaataataaaaaatgacagCTTTGAGGGATGACAGCAGTGTAATTCTATTTTTTGCATAACACTATTACTGCATATTAAGAATCTGAGCCCAGtgatatttaaataaagagTTGAGGTTCGCAATTTTAGGACCTGCATATCTCTGAGAAAAATTTTCCGTCGTGCTGTCCAGCTCtaactgtgctgctgctgaggctgcaggTCACACCCTGTTTTCTTCACACTGTcccctctctgtttcctgtgaatTATCTCAGAACAGCTGACCTTCAGCACGTCTGAGCTGCAAAGTACAGCAAAGTACAGCAGTACATAACGCAAAAAACATGTAAAGTGTGAAAAATGACATGCAAAGTGGTGTGATTTACAACATTTGAATATTCCAAGTGGGCAGCAATAAAACTACATACAGAAACCATAACAGTGGGTGCGGCTCTTCTTTACAGCAGCTACATTGGGCTTCATCTAcatgattttcagatttttactgATCACCTTTACAGGATTTCATGGTTGATTTTATGAGTTTGTTAATTCAGTAAGTCTCTAATGCAGACATGAATCCTGGTGGAAATGGTGCCAGTCCGAATCTGAAGGCTGACTTACGGACTAAATGAGTTGaaattgttttgtaaaaaacaacaatgttttctttacatttcactgtgctgATAAAATCACTTCCACTCCATAAATAAACTTTGTTATTCACTATTTCTACAGGTTTTATCTCTATTTACATAAAGTCTCAGGGCATCTGAGTGGGTATGTTCATAGATAATGATGGCTGGAACTCGGTCTCACCTTCGCAACGCAGTGCTGTGTTTCCCTCTGCTGGTTTCCTGCAGACGCAGCAGAAACGTTTCTTGTGACCCGCCGGACCAAAGCAGTGAGCCACCGGGACCTGAAGGGGACAGCAACAACACTATGTTAACACACCTGAAGCTAACGTTAACCAGAATAGGATACTGTGTGCATCCTGCTGCCATAAATACGTACTGAGGGAAGCTGTAAAGTATGTTGATATGTATATAAAATGCATGTTCAAAAGGTCAGCCTTAAACATGTGGGGATTTAACCTCTGTTTACTCAATTAGTTCTCCAGCCTCCACAGGATGGAggagcagtggtggaaagtaaccaGGTATATTCACTCAAGTGCggtacttaagtacaattttgaggtacttgtacttaatTATATCAAATTTTTGCTACATtttacttctactccactacatctcagaggcaaagagatctttattatttattatttttacaactAGTTGATTTTACAGctgttattttacaaaaacagttAATTAAACTGATGAAAGGCCCATCAGAGCCTCACCGTGTCCTCAAGTCTATTAGAGCATACAAATTATTATCTATTCTTTGATTATTCTAGATCGATTTAAGTGCTGTAAGCCGACCCTGACATGAACCATTACTAAAGCAACACGTTATATAACACCGAGCTGTGGGTGACAGGGCCAGAGCTCAGTGGCCTCTGAACTAAAAGGGCCTGCAGCTGGTTTTCACCAAAACATCAGAATATGATGCCAGCATGAAGGATGGATCATGACCCTGAACCCAAAGAAAACCAACtggattcatttcatttatggTGGGATGTTGAttgcacaaaacaacaaatacctTAGAAATGCCTCTCATCTGGATGAATTTCTTAGTTGTTTTAGTTATTTGTCAGCTAAAAAAATATTGCTGGACATCTGGTGGTTTTTCTAGTTCTTAGTTTTTGGACTTTGGTCTGATTTGGGAACATGTGaaggacatttttttccaatttcCTGATAATTTGCAGAATTAAGAATAATCGACCACTAAATAATTATTTCCTGTGTCAGGATCTGTGACTCAGCTGAGGAGATCAGAGTTATTGATCACACTTtgtagaaaagaaaactttgttTAGCTTTCACTTAAAGGTCCAGTTATTGTTCAGAATGATATCAGCTGGAAAATCAGATGAGAAACTAACCAGACGAATGATGGATTAATCCACCAAATTAAATACCCAacaaagtgacagtgacagccAAAGCACATGACTTAAACAATGTGGCTGACATTTCAATCCAAAGAACGGGTGAGAAAGAAACATCTTTCCACTCTTTTGTTCGTGTTTATGGCTGGTTTATTGATCAGCGTAGCAGTCAGTCAGGCTCAGTGATCACTGCTGTGCTGATCAATAAACATCATGTCGATGTGTTTGAAGTTTCAGTGAGGCAGCCACTGTATGTTACTCACCCGGACCAGAGATGGAGTCATGCAGGAACACACTGAACGCAGCACCTTCAGGCATTTCTCATGACACATGAAGTTACACACTGAGAAGGAGATCAAGACGAAAGTAAGAACAATAAGCAAGGCACTAACACCATCAGGTTCAATTCCCGACAGACCCCCAGTAACACTGACCTTCAGCTGGTTAGGCTGGCTTGCAGAAGTtcaagacaaatgaaaatatctgatttCTCTTGGCACCACCACATTTTTGACCAAGCGAAGGCTCAGCGATCTGAGGTTATTTTCTATGTTACTTAGATTAATCATCACTTTCAGTTAAAGATAACATGTCACCTTGACAGAAAACTACAACTCGCAATCAATGGGTTAAAAACTAAAAGTGGCTCAATCTAACGAATAACATTTCAAACCTATGATTAATGAATCCAGGATTTATGCTGCGgacaaataacataaaaaaacaatgtattatGATTCAGTTTTAATTCTGTATTAACCATAATTATGTACTGGAGAAATGTATTTGTTGGGAACATTACAAGTGTAGTGCTCTGAAATTATTTGCtaagaaatagcaaaaatatgtctaaatgaactgaaattacAGATAAAATTGTAACAACCAATATAAGATTTTGCTTGCATAAGAGAAGATGAATAAAATGATGctttaatttttgtatttatctAGGTTAAAGTCTCATTAAgattgaaatttatttttcaagtgaAACTTGGCTAAGTTGACTTAAGCTTAAGCTTAAGATAACTGATAAACTGCCAAGCAGCTCTATGTTATTAGCAATGAGGCAAGTTACCTTGTGCTAATATTAGCAAGCTAACTAAATTTAGCTAAATCATCGtgaatacatattttacatattttatggCTTCAAAGCAAgtaaaaaaactgagaaaaaaaattgtaaaataatgTTCAAAACACCTTATTATTTCTCAATTacttatatattttgttttctttccacttgTTCGCTAGCAGTGGTTTCATCttcaacaagaacaacaaattTTTAGACATTAGACATTAGCCTGCTAATGTTAGTTTTCTCTGCAGCTAACTGTGACCTTTAAATGCAACTTGTAACTGTTTCTAAAGGGCtcataaaaagcattttaaaaaactcCCACAAATGCATTCAAAGGGACCTCAACTGAATAGCAGGAAATATCCACAAAgctcatatttaaaaaataaatgtaaaataaattaactacAGTTTTAAAGGCAACTAGAATACAGACTCGCTCTTCttcagtatttatattttttatatttatggcTATTTAAAGAATTTCTTTATTCTCTTCCGGACAAACGAAGGAAACGTTGCACAGTTCAGATAAAATGATGATTTCAAGTTCCTACTTGAACAGTTTGCAATAGAACATAAACATGCTAcaatttgctttaaaatgaagccgctttggataaaaacaaaacaaaaactgcttttgtaGGATGTTGtcagttaaataaatgtaacGTGTGAGCTGACACGCGAGTTGACATTTAGTTtgtggtgttttctgtttgttctgtcacGATTGTGGTAAACCTCACATGCTCATTCTGGCCAGTTTGACACACTGAGCTCCTCAGCCACCCCCTGCAGTCAAACACTTATGTCTGTTTGAGtcaaaagtcaacattttaagGACAAAAACAGATCAGCCATGTTTTTCCCGTGTAGGAGCTTAACATACACCTCAAATATGTTGCATCACAAAGACTGCTTATTAAAAACCAGTGAATCAGCAAAGACTTAATCAGTCATTTGAGAACCCCCACACCAACCACTCGAGtcaatttatatatttacatacagaGTAATTCAAATTGTTATTTTGATGTGCAGTGTGAATGGAAATTTGCATTTTACCATGCTGCAGGATGGAACAATTTTGTTACTCATGTGATAATAACAGTTAAAGTAAATTATGACGCAATAAACTAAAAGTTATCTTCAACTGCAGCTTCACCAATATGACTGTTGTCTGATTTTATCTCACAAACTGTGACTATGGCATTACTGTTACATCAGAAAATGTCAACTTGGGCTCTGTGATGGCTGTAATCTGTGAGGGACAATTTCATATCTTTTAAAATCTTCTGACACCAAATAATTATtcagctgatttaaaaaaaaaaaaaacacaaaaaaacaatcattaggTACAGTACTACAAAACTCCCTGTTGCCTTTGAACTGCACAAATCACCCTCCTCTGTCTGAACGGTCAACCACCACTGTTGGCATTTCAGACTTATTCTCAGTGCTATCACATGTCCACAGACCTCAGACAACACAGCTGGTGCAACAACTGATACCAATAATGAAAACTACCAAAAATGTCAGAGTTGTACCAAATTGGAATTATCATTCAGGATCTGGACCGTGTATGTTCAGTAAAAGTGGAAGCGCAGATGTCTTGATAAAAATGGAtttggtgttttattgtgaTAGACAATTCCACAGGCAGATGCAGCactttgatgacatcacagGCTTGTGTTAATCCAAGTGACAGCTAAAAGAAGAGAACGTTATGTAATCCAGCCAtgtgctgctggtggtgctgttgttgttcagctgcagctttcAATGCATGTGCAGCCATTTGTGATGAAGACCAAGATGATGATGGTCATGTCACACAGCACACCGCCTGTTGCCATGCCAACCAGAAGAAGTGAATCACAACTTGACTGCACAACAGACACTTTACACTtcgtcagacacacacacagactatgaACGACTATGTTGCTGGGcagagtggagtgtgtgtgtgtgtgtgtgtgtgtgtgtgtgtgtttgtgggggtgCTGTCTTGGATCTGCTCTTAGATTTGCCTGTTGAATTCCTGATTAAGTTGTGGtgagaaaggaaagggaaaaaagagaggaacggaagaaaaaaggacaaaaaggaaagaaaagaggaggaaaagaaggaagcTGAAAGGAGTGGAAACaggagggaaaggaaggaatgaaaaataaaagacatgaaaggaaaggaaacaggaCAGAGGATCATCATCAGATGTCAGTGCGCACAGTGACTTTGAGTGTAATgacacacactctttgctttaAAGAAGTTTCAAACTGCAGCCGAGTCAGTC containing:
- the LOC124067727 gene encoding diacylglycerol kinase theta; protein product: MADSGRNRSADPDASGSPLSVKKRAQQSPGCRPKYQSSAPGHCLKKVTLTKPTFCHSCSDFIWGLVGFLCEVCNFMCHEKCLKVLRSVCSCMTPSLVRVPVAHCFGPAGHKKRFCCVCRKPAEGNTALRCEVCELHIHADCAPFSCADCRRSHLDVALEEDTFHHHWREGNLASGARCEVCRRSCGSSDALAGMRCEWCGITIHAACYLSVPPECTLGRLRCMLLHPACVRLDARNFSKMQCYRITESCSHDLDNPDDADPSAAVSKDGQLAASESGKQFLKVFDGDDAVKRDCFRLVSVLRATKNEEVVEAVLRAFYLPDEPQDYELHEIGGMQRLHGDDILNRNGSPDNRSSLKDGGDAWLLRAKPRDVDVIKVYAGWPRSGAAFVSVSVSKSSTVASVLTEVLSQFHRQDEDSSSFSLLEVCMSSKQVQRQTLTPQENILDKLQEIRKVSLRQMNQTRFYIVENRNRSVQVSLLIGGLPPLLTKEVYAQLIQEHLIIKSHLVTISHIYASQGALVLQISCFSEAERIYMLAKDTTVNNKTLTSLIIPKIENDKLGEDVCPLLVFVNPKSGGLKGRELLYSFRKLLNPHQVFDISNGGPLAGLHTFHEVPRFRVLVCGGDGTVGWVLGVLEAIRHKMVCREPPIGIVPLGTGNDLARVLRWGAGYSGEDPHHILVSVDEADEVLMDRWTILLDAQDISEDGKDNGFLEPPKIVQMNNYFGLGIDAELSLDFHQARADEPDKFTSRFHNKGVYVKVGLQKISYTRSLHKELQLQVDAQDVPLPNIEGLIFLNIPSWGSGADLWGSEVDSRYGKPSIDDGLLEVVGVTGVVHMGQVQSGMRSGIRIAQGNYIRLMVSKPIPVHVDGEPWIQPPGHIIISAAGPKVRMLRKSKQKQKKSSAGVKDGRSESPSSRDGGH